TTCATTTTATTCTTATTACTATCATCACATTCCCTTCTCTTCCATAAAGAACCTTTTTCTACTTTATGCACAAGGTCTTGCCATAAAATTCAGTTGCCCTATTCTTCATAGAAAAGTGCATAACATCCTATTTTCCTTCTGCCCATTCAACTGTGTTCCTACCACTTATCTTTCCACCTTTGTCAACTACAAATTGGGAATAACTTAAGTTATATATTGTAAAATAATTATGACTCCATTTCACTACTTCCAGATTGGCTAATGGTTTTCAATCATCTATTCATGATAGTGTACACTTGATCATCAGCTCTATGCAGCCTCACTTTCAAACTTTCTGGAATACCAAGTTACACTATCGGATCCCCATTATCCATATAGCCAATCACCTCAAAACAAATCCTAAAGGTGGTAGACATTTCTTTATGAAATGATGTTGACTGTTTGATTATGTCACATTTCAAATTCTGCTATTCATCCTTTTAATTGACTAGCCTCTTCCCCCAATGACAGATTTTAAGCTAAAAAAGGCCGACACTTTGTCTAATGCCTATATTCAAAGGTATGCAGAGTTTTCCAGTCTAACCAACTTTCCTCTCAATTGAAATGAGATATTTAAACACCATTGACTGAAAATGTGGATCAGATACAATACTAAGTTCACCATTTTGTTCCAAGGGATTTTTCTGACATTACACAAGATTCAGAGTAGCTTGATCCTTGATTCGATCTAAAACAAATGGTTCAGAGAGTCACAAATACATTGAATTCTGACTACCTCTGCTAATTTGATTATCCCCACAATGTAAAAGATTGTGATCACCCATGATTAATATACTGCCTCATCTTGGTTTTTGTCCTGTTTTTGTTATAGCTACTGGTGGGGGCCTATACACTATTTCAACCAGATTTCTTAACTTCAACCATGTGATTTGAAAATTTTCAATCCAAAGTATGATAATGACAAATTACTTATTTCCTTGTACTAAAAACTGTACAGTTATCACCACCTTTTCCCTTCTATCCTTTCAAAGAAATAACAGAATATTTTAAGTCTCAGATTTGATTTCCTTGTAAGCATCTTACTTCAACCTAAATAATAAATCCATTCAATATTTTAAATCAAAAAAGGTACAATTCTTGGAGAGTGTGCATGAAGTTTCTCACTAATACTTTGCAACTGACCAATTCCTAATACTGGGAATTCCACTGCCCTGATCATTTAAAACAATATCCATTGTTTTATTTTTTGGATACTTTTACTGCTTGACTATTAAAACCAAATCACTTATTTTGCCAACTTCTTGATCACCCCAAGATATGACTACCATTACAGATATCAAAACTAAGTGTTAGAAATTACATTTGGAGCAGACATCACCCCACTAATTATAGCGGTTTTTAGTCATTCCATATTCCCATACCACAAATATCCCTGGAAAGTTTCTTTTGACACCTTAATCCTTTTAGTTCAATTAGCCTTGCATTTGTGCAAGTCTTTTCTTTTGAAGATTAGTTGCAAGCACTGGCAGCTCTTTATCAGCAACACTTCAGATGTATATGAAGGACATTCAACTTTGGATGTTAAACAGGGTTTATGTTCAATGTTCAAAAAAAATGATTGactggtgcagttacattgtaaCACTAGCTTCAACTCTGATCCAGCATTACATTTCATTATCTTGTAGTTACACAAACCTGTGATCGCGTATCTACAGAATTCAAACAAGATCCAGTGTTAGCATTCCAGAGACGAATGAATCGATCGCTGGTACCACCACCACTTGCAAGAATACTTGCTTGCCAAGGACACCAGGCAACTGCCTAAAAGAAACCAAATGAAACAATTATGGTCAACTGAGCACATTGCAAACTCTGTCTTAAACAGTGGAATAGTCAAAGTTTAAGAATTTGTCTATTGAAATCAGCACATTGCAATTGTATGAATACAAATAGGTCAGAATCTCCTTAAACTTAAAATGGAGGAACAAGCAAATTAAAGATTAATGAAATGAAAGATGACTAGACAATGCAAGAAATACTGGAATTAATCAATTTTAGCAGCTAAAATTCCTTTTCTAGCTCGAGGGTTAAAATGTTGCTTCAATACCAACCACATAGCAAAATTCCAACTCAACCAACAAAACTAAGGTTAACACTAAGAACCTATGGAAAGAAAAAAGGACAAAGAATCCAACAGTATCTCAGGAGGAAGGTTATGTATCCAGCTTATTCAGCTGATAGAGATCAGAATTCCCACTGCAACTGATCACTACAGCTAGCATTTTCTAAGTGTGTTTTATAAATTGAACCTTAAGATCAAACTGCAAGCTTAAAGCTTTCACCTAGTTGAGAAGATAGATTTACCTTAACAgcaccctggtgctgtgtgaatgtgtgcaatGGTGAGCACTCTGCATCATTCCCAGGGACACTAGGCCAGATATTCAGAATGTTGTCATTCCCACCACTAGCAAGATACCTCCCATCTGGTGACCACTTTAAGCCACAGACCTCCTGAGTGTGTCCAGTCAGAGTAGATACATGATGTTCTGCCACACGAACATCATGATGGTGAATATGACCTGTTCTGGAGCCACTGAAAGTTGAGAAATGCAGAAAGTTAAGTTTGTATTTCTATATTGTAATTTTAGACAAAACCAAGCAATTAATAGAACTTAAACAGTTTTGCACAAGATTTTACTGAAATGTTTATTTTACCTGGATAGAATATAACTGCTCCAACTGAGTGCTCCTACTCGTACAGTGTGACTCACCATATTTCTTAGGCGTTTCTGGCGCTCAACATCCCAAACCTTAAATCAAAGGTGTTCACAGTAGAATTGGGATCAGAAATTGTACAACTTTGGGTCCAAAAAACAGACAACTACACCAGCAAACTAGTAACATACACAAAGTGATCCCTAAAATGAATGCCCACAGCGTTAGTGTAAAACCACGTGACAGCAGAAGTGTGGTTTAACATGTTAACTTTGCCTCAGTTAAAAATTGCAATTGTTTTTCATTAGTGGAATAAAATGGATTTGAAAAGTGTTTATTGCTGAAAATACACAAGATTTATCTTGCATTCATTAGAACAAAATCAAACACCAACTAAGGGAAAATTAGCATTTATACTGTAAGAGGACAATGTGGATTGGCTTCCAAGCAGATTGATTGGTAGAGGCATTATGAAAAACACCAAGACAGACAACATCCAAGCTTTTAAAATTTCAAGTCTGGTTGCTTCAAGACAATGCCCTGAGGCAGAGAATGTCACCTATTCTAAGTGGAGGCTTGCTTACAACATTTAGCGAATACCTGAGCATGTAGTTTAATCTTATTTGCTAAATAAAAAATTATGCTGACAATTTGCATTGACAGCATGACATTCCCTGCATACTGGTAACTACACATCAACGCACAGGGCTCCATTTTTCACAGATGAAGTGCTCTTAACTGAACACTGCCCTCCCCAAGCCAGCTGTGGTAATTTTACAATCACCTGTAAATCACTAGTTTTCCAATTGATTAACTTACATGCAAAGCCCATTAAGATAGGTCCTATTCAAGTTCTTTTTAAACTTTTAAAGTGATCACTATTTACTGAAATTAGATATCTCTGGAGGTGAGACTAACACCTTCCTACCCAGGGTAGGGACGCTATCACTGCTGCAAGACAGCCCAAAGGCACACCTTAGTTGTACACACTTGTTAGGGAATTAAATGCCCCAGGTTACAGGTAATGATACTAATGACTGTACTAACAAGGAACTACTGCTTTTAACTACATGCACTGCAGCTGTTTCAACTTAAAAACAGGAGTACCATATCTGATTCATTACCCTGGGCCTGCAGCACTGCCCTCAGTTTAAGTATCTTCACTGAATTGATGCTGCTATTGCAAGAGAAAAATCAAAACCTCATCAGCAAAATTCAATATCAATTCTACCAAATGACAAATAGAGTTTCTTAAATAGCAAATAATAGCAGTCTGTGCAACCTTGACAAGCTATAATAGAAGGGAACCATATGCTTGTAGGGAGATTTGCTTACACCACTGAGTTTAAAGTATGACAGGGAggagaaaccagagtaggtcagattagattccatacagtaatGGAAACAGGctccttggcccaacaagtctacactaaccctccaaagagcaacccacctagacccattcctctaacctatatttacccctgactaatgcacctaacactatggacaatttagcatggccaatccatctgatctgcacatctttgtattgtgggaggaaacctgaaccccaggaggaaacccacagacactGAGAATGTCTGAGGAGTCTGCAGTcaccagaggcaggaattgaacctgggtgtctGGAGCTctgaggcagtgctaaccactgtgctgcccatagaTTGTGCAATGATTGACAAGTCCAATAGAAATACAGGCAGGACCAGGTTAGCAAACAGTGGAGTTAGCAGTCTTAAGTgtattattttaatgcaaggtgtATAACAGGCAAGGCAGAGGAGTTTAGAGCCGGGATTAgaacatgggactatgatgtggTAGCCTTTTCTGGTTGAgagaaggacaggactggcagctcaatgttccagggtttagatgatTCAGGAGAGATGTAAAAATGCAGAGGAATTGCACTACTAAGCAAGGATAATATCACAGCTGTACCAAAGACATCTTGAAGGTTCACCTAGATTCTACCCATACAGCCTTCCCGGAAATTGCATTTTCTTACTCCAAGGATGGAGTTTATACTAAAGGCCTCCCACATGCAGGAGACAGGAATAAATATGTAAGGACATGGAAATGTAAAAAAGGTGGTTGTAGTGGGTGACAACTTCAACTATTGAGTGGTATATCCTTAGCACCAGGTGTTTAGATGGGAAAGAATTTTAGGTGCATGCAAGCATGGTATGTGGTTTTCattgtctttttaaaaaaggtaCACAAGACCCCAGGGCCTGATGGAATCTCTGGATACTGGAGACAagggaagaaattgctggggCTTTGACAGATCTTGTATCATCTTCAGCCACAGGAAAATCCCAGAGGACTTCAGAACAGTTGATGTTGTTCCCTTAAAAGGCCATTGAGCCTCATGTTAGGGAAATTACTGGACATTATTCTTAGACAAGATTTGTTTTGTACTAGAAGAATGGACTTTGTCAGTGTGGCTTTATGCTGGGAGTCTTCTCAAATTTGATCCCCTTCCCCAAAACAACTGATTAATTAGGGTAAGGCAGTGAATGTTGTCTAAATAGCCATTAAGCATTTGAAGGTCCCTCATGTTAGCCTGGTCCAAATAAAGAGTGTTTGGAATCCACGGAGAGTTggcaattagatacaaaattggcttggttaGAGAAGACAGTTAGTAGAGGAGTACTTTTACCCCAACAGGGAGACTGATCAATAGTGTTGTGCAAGAATCAGTTGGGACCTCTGGATATAGGATATCAAGAAGTTGCAAAGTTgaatagagaaatggcagatggtatttaatccagacaagtgcAAGGAAGCCAAATGCAAaaggaagtatacagtaaatggcagaaactTTAGGGACATTGATATACAAAGTGACCTTGGGGTCCAGGTCCCAAGCTCCCCGAAAGGGCAACACAAATGGATATGGTTATAAGGCAGTATACTACATGCTTTCCTGCatgaaagttggcaagtcatgttgcaactgtacaagaccACATTTGGACTATTGTGCTGTTTTAGCCACGACACTATACAATGTTGTGGCTTTGGAGGGGATACAAAGGAGCTTACTAGATTGTTGCCTGGACTGGTGTATAATAGCTACAAGGGGCAGCTAGATAAACTTGGATGGATGATTGCTAcaagtgtataaaattatgaaagacaGCTATTGGAGTCTTTTTCCCCCCTGAGATGGAAGTGTCAAATTTAAGTAGAGAAGGCATGTTTAAAAGAGGTGACAGCATTTAAGGGTAGTAAATGCCCCGAGGTGTGGTGGAGGGTGCTTGTTAAAGCAGATGTTAGCAAGTTTAAGGTGCATTGAGATGGACACAAACAAGCAGGGGCAGGGAAAGAAACCATTTACAGGCAGTTGGGATTAGTTTTTAATAGaagcatggtcagcacagacatggtgggaaAAGGGTTTGTTCTTGTGCTGTACTTTTATATAACAGTAATTTAATTTTGGCTGGCAGACAAAAATGTTAAACAAGGCAAGAGGGTGAAGACAAATCAGTAGAGTCAACAGGAAATAAAGAGGGACATTTCTTGCACGTACAAGACACTTTCTCTGTTCAGACAGAGATGCTGCTTGTTAAAGAGATATAAATTCTGGAAATCTGGAATCCAGCTCGCACTGCTACTTACCAGATGTGCCCAacctgaggttttccagcataTGCTATTAAAATCTGAAAAGCTGAGAGCATAGCTTAGAAATTGATGGGTAGTTTTCTAGCAGTGGCTCAACTAAACAGGGCAATTGGTTGAGTTGAAAAGGAACTCTGGAAAACTACAAGAGGACAGTCATACCATAAGTGAGGATAGTTGGCTGATACATGCTGGTGTGAAATTTACATGTGAAAGCTGTTACTGATCAGATTTCTGATGTAGCCTGCATGAGTAAAAAGCAACATATTGTGGAATTGTGTAGTTTTGCAAGCTGGTGCTGGTGAGTTGTTAAAGTATATTTTAAGTGTAAGCCTCAAGGTGCACTTTAATTTGCTTTAGTTATAATTTTAATTAAAATAAAAGCTACAAAAGCAAATTGTCAGCATTTCCTTGTGGGAGTTCATTCAGTAAATCTGACTGTGTTGGTTTACATATCTCCATAAGCACCAGAACAGTGTTATCAGCTGTTTGTGCTGGCTAGAAACCAAATGCATCTCCTACGAAGCAGATTGTAGAAAGCATGCCATCTCATGCTTTAATTATAATTGATGTTAAAATTGGTGATCCATTAATTTTTCTGGCTAGAATGAAACAAATCTAACTTCAGGGCAAGATGTGTTGAGAAAGGTATATACAAACTTGATTAAAACTTAAACAATTCAGATGCATTTTTACAAATTTCACCATCAGCTTAGTCTACCAAGTAGAACCAATCTGCCTACCTGAACCTCTCCATTCCTCGTTCCAACTGCCAGATAGTTGCCTTCTTTTATCCATGATACAGAAGCAACGTAATCCTCCTGACCTTCCAGCTGCACAAGCAGTAGGATTTGACCAGTTTCAGCATGCCAGAGATACACGTTATTCCCAAGGCCCACAGCCAAGTAGTTCAGTGAGCTCCAGTCAATTAGATTTAAGTCTGAAATTTGGAGTAGGGGACAAGTGttagaaaaaagggaaaaaaaaaaaagagggaaaGCAAAGAAAACCAACCTAATGAAGGAAAAGAATTGCAAGTCTTTGCAGGTTTATCATATCAATTAAAAAGAAATTAGGCATTATTGAAGCCAGGAATTGTCACCACTGTCAGAATAAATTTATACTTAACTTACAGTAATCATTTCTGATCTCTGGAGCATCCAAGATTCTCTCTGGCATTGAGGGAATGTACCGAGTGGTCTTCTTGGTGGAACTTGGTGTCATTGACTGACTGTACAGAACTTTCAGATTATTCTGGTAACCTAGAAAACAAGGAGAGACTAAAACCACAGGACATGAGTGGAGGGCCTCCCTACCCAGTGGATGGGACTCCAGCTGAAAACCACAGAACAGAAGGATTCTCGGAATAGCTAATCAGCAGTACCTTTAGTAAAAACATCCAATTACAAAACAGAACTATTTAATCCTCTGCACTGTTATTTTGCAGTATTGGGCAAGTTCAGCCCTAACATGtaccctcacccacccaccccattTTACATTATCTACATATGCAAAACACTGCAATTAAACTCCTAACTATGTTGAAATTACCCAAGGACATTGAGCACAACCAGAGATGAATTTGTCTCCCCACCAAATTAAGCGTGACCCAGAGTACACCATAATTAAATGCAATTATTTTGCGTAAATCAGAAAGAGCATTGAGAAATTCTGAAGACTAGTTGGGAAGGTCCTTACAAGAACAGCTTCCAGTATATTTAACCTTGAACTAATTCAATTCAAACTTGTTATGTTTATTACCTGCAGCATTCTTGCTTCATTATCAAAATACCAATTACTCACTCAGTATTTATATTGTCTATTTTAAACAGTTTCACAAATGTCCCATCAGAAACTTGATACAAGGGTTAAAATGTTAGAACTACCATAACAAAGTTATTAACAATTTTTTGGTATAGAGAAAGAAACATTACAGACTTGGATCTGGAGGAATACCCAAAACAAGCAAGTGTTTGATGAGAGAAGTGGTTTATGACAACAAAACAGTATCAGCCATTTGTGTTAAAAAGCACTCAGGACAAGAATGGATTTAAAATATCCAGAACAGTAGGCACTCAGACTGACATCTACTTTAAACCAGTGTTCTAGGAAAAACACTGGTTCAAGACACTATTCATCATCCCACTCAAAGTCCCACTTATGGACTAAGCcctgctcttccctcatccttTCCCAATTAGAAATGTTTCAGGCTCAAGTCATTTTCAATTCCAGTATTAACAATGTCAATTCTACACAAATACTTCATTTGGCCAATTGCATACATTCCTAGTGCCCAGCTAGTTTTTAAAGGTGTTTCACTCCAGTCTTACCACTGAAATACAAAGGTAGCCTGATACCTGGTAAGGCCAACGATCTGCAAATTGAAAGCTTGGAAAGTGTAGCCAGCTATGGACATGGAATGCACGTAGCCAGTATTTTAAGTCACAGCAATCTGGCATTTGGAAAGATAGGTATTGGTTCAATTTCATTGAGATTTAAAATCCTTGCTCTTAATTGACTAACAGCACCCACTTCAAATACTAACAAGACCAAGAATGTATTACTCCAGATGAAAATTCCAGCTGTGAAATGTAGACATTACGAGGTGACAATTACCTGGATACAAGATTGAGTCCTTAACCCATGTACACCACTATCCCACATCAAATCTGCCTAAAGAGGTCACCCCTCATTTCCTAATATGCTAAGCTCAAACCTCCCTCAATCCAATTTCTATTCCACGACATTTAATTGCAAATGGAATCATGACAAAAGATTCATCACCACATCAACAGTCTTTGCCACCTGACAACATTTGCTTTTACAATGCTCTGTTCAGCTGGGGATGAACTGCACTTGCCAGATTCTTCACATGAATTTCAATTTTTATCTACTGCATCCTTCCCAGACTGACTCCAGGGCCACATCATTAAGAATGGCTTTGCTCATAATGACACCCAATCCAATTTTACATCTTGGAATTGTTAGGCTGACACTCACCACTGGATGACCAGATATTATGACCCGAGTCAGGAGCTTCAATTTCAATCTCAAACTATTGTGGCCAACTAGATCATCCTCACCCACACTGCTCAGAAGTCCCACGTCACCAGCAAGAATTCCATTTGCAACTCTACAGCAACAGGTGCCTGAAGCCAGAAAATGCTAGGACCATCCATGGCCAAGATCTAGAAATCTCAAGCCCCTCTTTCCTCCTTCAATAAATTCTTATTAAAGCTTAAAAACTTTGTTTTAGTGCTCTTGTGAATGCATTCAGATTTATTTTGCATTAGAGGTGCTACAAAATTGTAAGCTATTAAAGTTCAGCACTAAAGTTGCATTGTGAAAACAATTGATAATTGAACACC
The sequence above is drawn from the Chiloscyllium punctatum isolate Juve2018m chromosome 7, sChiPun1.3, whole genome shotgun sequence genome and encodes:
- the cdc20 gene encoding cell division cycle protein 20 homolog, whose protein sequence is MSQFVFESDINNLLKLDAPITNGPLARWQRKAKENNSVSGSMSTSANTSGLSPMKTTNRSLNASKVVTPCKTPGKTKTPKSSKSSRVQGTPSKAGGDRYIPVRNAAQMEVAHFLISKENEQENESPTKKEQQKTWSLNLNGYDVQQAKVLRMSGKPLAAPEGYQNNLKVLYSQSMTPSSTKKTTRYIPSMPERILDAPEIRNDYYLNLIDWSSLNYLAVGLGNNVYLWHAETGQILLLVQLEGQEDYVASVSWIKEGNYLAVGTRNGEVQVWDVERQKRLRNMVSHTVRVGALSWSSYILSSGSRTGHIHHHDVRVAEHHVSTLTGHTQEVCGLKWSPDGRYLASGGNDNILNIWPSVPGNDAECSPLHTFTQHQGAVKAVAWCPWQASILASGGGTSDRFIRLWNANTGSCLNSVDTRSQVCSIVWSTEYKELVSGHGFSQNQLVIWKYPNLSKVAELKGHQARVLDLALSPDGTTVCSVAADETIRIWKCFAVDPTKKKKLTNQSSVLHHGIR